From Veillonella dispar, one genomic window encodes:
- a CDS encoding energy-coupling factor transporter ATPase encodes MAIVIDNITYTYGVGTPFEKTALHGVSLTVENGEFLGIIGHTGSGKSTFVQHLNGLLHPTTGTVTVNGVDISASTEEAKKMRHKVGMVFQYPEHQLFEETIAEDIAFGPKNLGLSADEVDERVREAMKFVGLDYDTYAERSPFHLSGGQMRRVAIAGVVAMNPDFLVLDEPSAGLDPFGREEIFEEIIRLHKEKGITVILVSHNMEDISRMASRLVVLDKGRIVLDGEPMEIFNHHRDALQAVGVDVPPVSVTMEYLREQGLDVSNRVLSVDDAVQAILEGGSHVK; translated from the coding sequence ATGGCGATTGTAATAGATAATATTACTTATACCTATGGTGTAGGTACTCCATTTGAAAAGACAGCCCTTCACGGTGTATCTCTTACTGTTGAAAACGGTGAGTTTTTAGGCATCATTGGTCATACCGGCTCTGGTAAATCTACCTTTGTACAACATTTAAATGGCTTATTACATCCTACAACAGGAACGGTTACCGTTAATGGTGTAGATATTAGTGCTTCTACAGAGGAAGCTAAAAAGATGCGCCATAAGGTAGGCATGGTTTTTCAATATCCAGAACATCAGTTGTTTGAAGAAACTATTGCCGAAGATATTGCCTTTGGCCCTAAAAACTTAGGCCTCAGTGCTGATGAAGTAGATGAACGGGTACGGGAGGCAATGAAATTTGTAGGTCTTGATTACGACACCTACGCGGAGCGCTCTCCATTCCACTTATCGGGTGGACAAATGCGCCGTGTTGCCATTGCAGGAGTAGTGGCTATGAATCCAGATTTCCTAGTCCTTGATGAGCCATCTGCAGGCCTTGACCCATTTGGTCGTGAAGAAATATTTGAAGAGATCATTCGACTTCATAAAGAAAAGGGCATTACTGTAATCCTTGTATCACATAACATGGAGGATATTTCTCGCATGGCATCTCGCCTCGTGGTACTCGATAAAGGTCGTATCGTTCTCGATGGAGAACCGATGGAAATCTTTAATCATCACCGCGATGCATTGCAAGCTGTTGGTGTAGACGTACCACCAGTATCTGTAACCATGGAATATTTGCGTGAACAAGGATTAGATGTATCTAATCGTGTATTATCTGTAGATGATGCAGTACAAGCCATTCTAGAAGGAGGTAGCCATGTTAAATAA
- a CDS encoding DNA-directed RNA polymerase subunit alpha: MSEEKKLKIEKVDIAEGGRYGKFVCEPLDRGYGITLGNSLRRILLSSLDGAAITSIKIDGVLHEFSTIPGIREDVTDIILNLKQLCIKVEEDVQLPLEVHFDFQKDGVLTAADLAEQFPPEVEVLNPELVIATMDETAHLVMDVVIERGKGYVPSTKNKKDTDVIGCIPIDSIFSPILRAKYEVSDVRVGNEMDFDKLTLEVWTDGSITAADAVAKSAAIMIGYLGNFTKLAHSADVVDVNTGEGGIVVDPVGSDNEEPAVDEGPAKISIDELELSVRAYNCLKRAGINTIADLLDKTIDDLGKVRNLGKKSIDEIEEKLNNHPGGFQLKQKGE, from the coding sequence ATGAGCGAAGAAAAGAAACTTAAAATCGAGAAGGTGGACATCGCCGAAGGCGGTCGCTATGGTAAGTTCGTATGTGAACCATTAGACCGTGGTTATGGTATCACTCTCGGTAATAGCTTACGCAGAATTTTGCTTTCATCCTTGGATGGGGCAGCTATCACCTCTATCAAAATTGATGGAGTTCTTCATGAATTCTCTACTATTCCTGGTATTCGCGAAGACGTTACGGATATCATCCTTAACTTAAAGCAATTGTGCATCAAAGTTGAAGAAGATGTGCAACTACCATTGGAAGTTCACTTTGACTTCCAAAAGGATGGTGTATTGACAGCAGCTGACTTAGCTGAGCAATTCCCACCAGAAGTGGAAGTATTGAATCCTGAACTTGTGATTGCGACTATGGATGAGACAGCTCATCTCGTAATGGACGTAGTGATTGAACGTGGCAAAGGTTACGTTCCTTCTACGAAGAATAAAAAAGACACAGATGTAATCGGTTGTATTCCAATCGATTCCATCTTCTCTCCAATTCTTCGTGCCAAATACGAAGTGAGTGATGTTCGTGTAGGCAATGAAATGGACTTTGACAAACTTACATTAGAAGTTTGGACTGATGGTTCCATTACTGCTGCTGATGCAGTGGCAAAATCTGCTGCCATTATGATTGGTTATTTAGGGAACTTCACTAAATTAGCGCACTCTGCAGATGTTGTAGATGTAAACACAGGTGAAGGCGGTATCGTTGTTGATCCAGTAGGTTCCGATAATGAAGAACCAGCTGTAGATGAAGGCCCAGCAAAGATTTCCATCGATGAGTTGGAACTCTCTGTTCGTGCGTATAACTGCTTGAAACGTGCTGGCATTAATACAATTGCAGATTTGCTAGACAAAACCATTGATGACTTAGGAAAAGTTCGCAATTTAGGCAAAAAATCCATCGATGAAATTGAGGAAAAACTCAATAATCATCCAGGTGGTTTTCAACTTAAACAAAAAGGCGAATAA
- the rpsM gene encoding 30S ribosomal protein S13: MARIAGVDLPRDKRVEIGLTYIYGIGPTLASEIIAKTGINPDTRVRDLSEDEVAKIRELLDADYKVEGDLRREEALNIKRLIEINSYRGKRHRMGLPLRGQRTKTNARTRKGPRKAIAGKKK, encoded by the coding sequence ATGGCACGTATCGCCGGTGTAGATTTACCTCGTGATAAACGAGTGGAAATTGGTTTAACTTATATTTATGGTATTGGTCCAACTTTAGCATCTGAAATCATTGCTAAAACTGGCATCAATCCTGACACACGTGTTCGTGATCTTTCTGAAGATGAAGTAGCGAAAATCCGTGAATTGTTAGATGCTGATTACAAAGTTGAAGGTGACCTTCGTCGTGAAGAAGCTCTTAACATTAAACGCTTAATTGAAATCAACTCCTATCGAGGCAAACGTCATCGTATGGGTTTACCACTTCGTGGTCAACGTACTAAAACGAATGCACGTACTCGCAAAGGTCCTAGAAAAGCAATTGCTGGTAAAAAGAAATAA
- a CDS encoding MAG1210 family protein: MSNVSNEYNEALLEPLKYYREELKDAFQQVTEEYFQQLVDQSKIDIDNNKLLIDKYTDVSENRDQSNTSYKRFGLIKKVDIVIGIGAIIYGIYQFSQDHIDIVAIIVSILILVLSVGLYLYWIKPNSKSLEEKLNDLDATLAKMRQEGYEMMAPLNNLFHSEMTVELIKKAIPFIHMDSNFNIERYEQLVKDYGFLEKGDVNHSTLDIASGDILGNPFVFLKRIIHWMDDYTYEGTLNVTYTEEYVDSNGNLKTRDVNETLRAVIRQPGPYYANKVSLVYGNHAAPNLTFHRKPPEKGFFNFGGAKSKIAKGIASLRQKSQDSLENGGGFQALANEEFDAQFNALDRNNEVEFRVLFTPLAQNNYKDIFENSPYGDDFIFNKECKINEIKADNSQNWDFDTSPSQYYDFSFQKIKEKFINYNCSYFEHMYFSFLPILAIPVYQQMASNDYIYGKSYNFKYNDYITEMLANKMGLNLFVPPDAAQQNNVKTILKTSHHKNEGDSEVIKVDAYSYRAIEHVDQVPVRAGNGRTYYVPVRWDEYVPVTKHELIEVSEIKSAGEDFNHIKGLDQYQKSENNRDRSFAYDHFMAGKLYRQNQSLDDLLNTIYKEFGGTQNG, translated from the coding sequence ATGAGTAACGTGTCGAATGAATATAATGAAGCATTACTAGAGCCACTTAAGTATTATCGGGAAGAGTTAAAGGACGCGTTTCAACAAGTAACCGAAGAATACTTTCAACAACTAGTAGATCAATCAAAGATTGATATAGATAATAATAAATTATTAATAGATAAGTATACTGATGTATCAGAAAATCGCGATCAATCAAACACATCCTATAAACGATTTGGCCTTATTAAAAAGGTTGATATTGTTATTGGTATAGGTGCCATTATTTATGGTATTTATCAGTTTTCACAAGATCATATTGATATTGTAGCGATTATTGTTTCTATACTTATATTAGTTCTAAGTGTAGGGCTTTACCTATATTGGATTAAGCCTAATAGTAAAAGCCTTGAAGAAAAACTTAATGATTTAGATGCGACATTAGCTAAAATGCGTCAAGAAGGCTATGAGATGATGGCCCCTTTAAACAATCTATTTCATAGTGAAATGACTGTAGAACTTATAAAAAAGGCGATTCCTTTTATTCATATGGATTCTAACTTTAATATTGAACGATATGAACAGCTCGTTAAAGATTATGGATTTTTAGAAAAAGGTGATGTAAATCATTCCACCTTAGATATTGCTTCTGGTGATATTTTAGGAAACCCCTTTGTTTTTCTGAAGCGCATAATCCACTGGATGGATGATTATACGTATGAGGGCACCTTAAATGTTACGTATACAGAAGAGTATGTTGATTCTAATGGGAATCTAAAAACTCGTGATGTTAACGAAACATTACGGGCCGTTATAAGACAACCTGGTCCTTATTATGCCAATAAAGTATCTTTAGTGTATGGTAATCATGCAGCACCTAACCTAACATTCCATAGGAAGCCACCGGAAAAAGGATTCTTTAATTTCGGTGGCGCTAAGAGTAAGATAGCAAAAGGTATTGCTAGTCTTAGACAGAAGAGTCAGGATTCATTGGAGAATGGTGGAGGCTTCCAAGCTTTAGCCAATGAAGAGTTTGATGCACAATTTAATGCATTAGATCGCAACAATGAGGTTGAGTTCCGCGTACTATTTACGCCATTAGCACAAAACAACTATAAGGATATTTTTGAAAACTCTCCATATGGAGATGATTTTATATTTAATAAAGAGTGTAAAATTAATGAGATTAAAGCTGACAATTCTCAAAATTGGGACTTTGATACATCACCATCTCAGTATTATGATTTTTCATTCCAAAAGATTAAAGAGAAGTTCATTAATTACAACTGCAGTTACTTTGAACACATGTATTTCTCATTCCTACCAATTTTAGCGATTCCTGTGTATCAACAAATGGCTTCTAATGATTATATTTATGGCAAGTCTTATAATTTCAAATATAATGATTACATTACAGAAATGCTAGCAAATAAAATGGGACTTAATTTATTTGTTCCTCCTGATGCGGCTCAGCAGAATAATGTAAAAACAATTCTTAAGACTAGCCACCATAAAAATGAAGGTGACTCTGAGGTAATTAAGGTAGATGCCTATTCTTATAGGGCCATCGAACACGTAGATCAAGTACCTGTACGAGCTGGTAATGGTAGAACCTATTATGTTCCAGTCCGCTGGGACGAGTATGTTCCTGTTACAAAACACGAATTGATAGAGGTTTCAGAAATTAAATCTGCTGGAGAGGATTTTAATCATATTAAAGGTCTAGATCAGTATCAAAAATCTGAAAATAATAGAGATAGGTCTTTTGCATACGATCACTTTATGGCAGGTAAACTATATCGACAAAATCAGTCTCTCGACGATTTATTAAATACTATTTACAAAGAATTTGGAGGTACCCAAAATGGCTAA
- the infA gene encoding translation initiation factor IF-1, giving the protein MSKEDVIEVEGTVVEALPNAMFQVELENGHIVLAHVSGKMRMNFIRILPGDKVTMELTPYDLNRGRITYRFK; this is encoded by the coding sequence ATGTCAAAAGAAGACGTTATTGAGGTGGAAGGTACGGTAGTTGAGGCTTTACCGAATGCCATGTTCCAAGTTGAATTGGAAAATGGTCATATCGTATTGGCTCATGTGTCAGGTAAAATGCGTATGAATTTTATCCGTATTCTTCCTGGTGATAAAGTTACTATGGAACTGACACCGTATGACTTAAATCGTGGTCGCATCACCTATCGCTTCAAATAA
- the rpmJ gene encoding 50S ribosomal protein L36, which produces MKVQPSVKKICEKCKIIKRKGRVMVICENPKHKQKQG; this is translated from the coding sequence ATGAAGGTTCAACCATCAGTTAAAAAGATATGCGAAAAATGTAAAATCATTAAACGCAAAGGCCGTGTAATGGTTATTTGCGAAAATCCAAAACATAAACAAAAACAAGGATAA
- the rplQ gene encoding 50S ribosomal protein L17, whose protein sequence is MYRKLGRDSSARKALFRSMLTSFFQYERIETTEAKAKELRSLADQMVTLAKRGDLHARRQVLAYLMDESVVKKLFDTIAPKYADRQGGYTRVIKTGLRKGDAAPLAIIELV, encoded by the coding sequence ATGTACAGAAAATTAGGCCGCGACAGCTCCGCTCGTAAAGCGTTGTTCCGTAGCATGTTAACATCTTTCTTCCAATATGAGCGTATTGAAACTACAGAAGCTAAAGCGAAAGAACTTCGCTCTTTAGCTGATCAAATGGTAACTTTGGCTAAACGTGGTGATCTTCATGCACGTCGCCAAGTTCTTGCATACCTCATGGATGAAAGCGTAGTAAAAAAATTGTTTGATACAATTGCTCCAAAATATGCAGACCGTCAAGGTGGTTATACTCGTGTAATCAAAACTGGTCTTCGCAAAGGTGACGCTGCACCTTTGGCTATTATCGAGTTAGTTTAA
- the rpsK gene encoding 30S ribosomal protein S11 → MAKKVVRTKRKEKKHIESGAAHIRSTFNNTIVTLTDTNGNALSWASAGGLGFRGSRKSTPFAAQMAAEQAAKAAMEHGLRTVEVFVKGPGSGREAAIRALQAAGLEVTSIKDVTPIPHNGCRPPKRRRV, encoded by the coding sequence GTGGCTAAAAAAGTTGTTAGAACTAAAAGAAAAGAAAAGAAACATATTGAATCCGGTGCGGCTCATATTCGTTCTACATTCAATAACACTATCGTAACTTTGACAGATACAAACGGTAATGCGTTGTCTTGGGCTTCCGCTGGTGGCTTGGGCTTCCGTGGTTCCCGTAAATCCACTCCATTCGCTGCTCAAATGGCTGCTGAACAAGCTGCTAAAGCTGCAATGGAACATGGTCTTCGCACTGTTGAAGTATTCGTAAAAGGTCCTGGATCCGGCCGTGAAGCTGCAATCCGTGCTTTACAAGCTGCAGGTCTTGAAGTTACTTCCATTAAAGACGTAACTCCAATTCCTCACAATGGTTGTCGCCCTCCAAAACGCCGTCGTGTATAA
- the truA gene encoding tRNA pseudouridine(38-40) synthase TruA → MRNIRIIVAYDGTDLAGYQKQPDDKGLTVQGCLEYGLSKICNEPIQIYGASRTDAGVHAKFQVCTFQTSGSIPVENIPRAMIAHIPKDIVVLEALEIPLDWKPRWNIYGKEYVYTIHNQLIANPLTKRYHWHVKKPLNIDLMQAAGNELLGTHDFTTLKGTNSTPADPVKTIIGIHVEAEGSHVTISVVGDGFLYHMVRNIAGLLVDVGLGRRKVEDIKGYLAAKDRRVIGKTAPAQGLCLEEIFFTEERQQEVLQNKYSI, encoded by the coding sequence ATGAGAAATATACGAATCATAGTTGCTTATGATGGCACCGATTTAGCAGGCTATCAGAAGCAACCTGATGATAAGGGCTTAACAGTACAAGGTTGCTTAGAATATGGATTGTCCAAAATTTGTAACGAACCCATACAAATCTATGGAGCTTCTAGAACAGATGCAGGTGTACATGCAAAGTTTCAAGTATGTACGTTCCAAACATCTGGATCTATACCAGTAGAAAACATTCCTCGTGCTATGATTGCGCATATTCCAAAGGATATCGTTGTTCTTGAAGCCCTGGAAATTCCACTCGATTGGAAGCCTCGATGGAATATATATGGTAAGGAATATGTATATACCATTCATAATCAGCTCATTGCCAATCCTTTGACAAAACGATACCATTGGCATGTTAAGAAGCCTCTTAATATCGATCTCATGCAAGCTGCAGGCAATGAATTATTAGGCACCCATGATTTTACAACCTTAAAGGGGACGAATTCAACGCCCGCTGATCCGGTAAAAACAATTATAGGAATTCATGTAGAGGCAGAAGGCTCTCATGTTACCATTTCTGTAGTGGGAGATGGGTTCTTATACCACATGGTTCGCAATATTGCAGGGCTCCTCGTCGATGTAGGCCTTGGAAGACGCAAGGTGGAGGATATTAAGGGCTATTTAGCCGCTAAAGATCGTCGTGTTATAGGTAAAACGGCGCCAGCCCAAGGGTTATGTTTAGAGGAGATATTCTTTACGGAAGAACGTCAGCAAGAGGTGTTACAGAATAAATATTCTATATAA
- a CDS encoding energy-coupling factor transporter transmembrane component T family protein produces MLNNITIGQYFPGNSFLHRMDPRAKIIATTIFVVAIFLANSPLAYGLVGAFTIFAMLLSRLPLRLMWSAIKPLWIIIVFTMGIHIFTTPGNSVFQWGIINITDQGLAMGLQMAARLIFLILFSSLLTYTTSPIRLTDGIEHLLNPFRCIGVPAHELAMMMTIALRFIPTLLDETDRIMKAQSARGADFVTGSIIQRAKNMVPLLVPLFISAFRRADELAIAMEARCYRGGVNRTRMKELQVTYVDYIGVGAVILITLVLIALWWLGL; encoded by the coding sequence ATGTTAAATAACATTACTATTGGGCAATACTTCCCAGGAAACTCCTTCTTGCATCGCATGGATCCTCGTGCCAAGATTATTGCTACAACTATCTTTGTGGTAGCTATCTTCCTAGCAAATTCTCCTCTTGCGTATGGCTTGGTAGGAGCATTTACCATCTTTGCTATGTTGTTATCAAGATTGCCATTACGCTTGATGTGGTCAGCTATTAAACCACTTTGGATTATCATTGTATTTACTATGGGTATTCATATCTTTACGACCCCAGGTAATTCAGTTTTCCAATGGGGCATTATTAATATTACAGATCAAGGCTTGGCTATGGGTCTACAAATGGCAGCACGATTAATCTTTTTAATCTTGTTCTCCTCCCTATTGACCTATACGACATCACCAATTCGTTTGACCGATGGTATTGAGCATTTGCTAAACCCATTCCGTTGTATTGGCGTACCTGCTCATGAATTGGCTATGATGATGACCATTGCATTACGTTTCATTCCTACTTTATTGGATGAAACGGATCGTATTATGAAAGCTCAATCTGCTCGTGGTGCAGACTTTGTAACAGGGTCTATCATTCAACGGGCAAAAAATATGGTACCTTTATTGGTTCCTTTATTCATCAGTGCATTTAGACGTGCTGATGAACTGGCTATTGCTATGGAAGCGCGTTGCTATCGAGGTGGTGTAAACCGTACGCGTATGAAGGAACTACAAGTTACCTATGTTGATTATATTGGCGTCGGTGCTGTTATTTTGATTACCCTTGTACTCATTGCATTGTGGTGGTTAGGTCTATGA
- a CDS encoding 2-oxoacid:acceptor oxidoreductase subunit alpha, whose translation MQKRKDFIWKMGGQQGEGIESCGEIMATILAKEGYSLYSQRLFASRIKGGHTTFALRVALEQVMSIGEGVDFLLSLDQETVDMHGSEVREGGYIICDSKVNPDFSKFEGTKVNCLSLPISETAMKQGSLLMRNIVALGMSVALLGFDTKMFKDAIAAKFAKKSQEIVDKNLAAFDDGHSLVMEKLGDVEIDTLPAPGKKDQMFLLGNEACALGAIAAGSRFMASYPITPASEVMEYMIKNMDKLGATIVQTEDEIAACMTAMGGVYAGVRGFTCTSGPGLSLMAESLSMASMAELPMVVIDVQRSGPSTGMATKVEQSDIAAACYNAHGDYSGIVISPTSIEECFYEIQKAFNLAEMYQCPVIFMPDLQQGLNKQSVPSFDLNRVPINRGKMMKEADLPELEQPKYFKRFELTEDGISPRTIPGMKNGLFLSTGLEHNEEGKPAEAPTMHVAQTDKRFRKLETVADNYEPFLNNAKYDEADVLVVGMASSRGAIEEAVAEFDQEGVKVNHLQLRLIKPFPAKQLQPFMDAAKKVVIVEHNATGQLTNLFKINMHKKSKISSCLKYDGNPFTKSYVKNAIKEVL comes from the coding sequence TTGCAAAAACGTAAAGATTTTATCTGGAAAATGGGCGGCCAACAAGGTGAAGGTATCGAGAGTTGTGGCGAAATTATGGCGACAATCCTCGCTAAAGAAGGTTATTCCTTGTATAGCCAACGTTTATTTGCATCTCGTATCAAAGGTGGTCATACTACATTCGCATTGCGCGTTGCATTAGAACAAGTTATGTCCATTGGTGAAGGCGTAGACTTCTTGCTTTCTCTTGATCAAGAAACAGTTGATATGCATGGTTCTGAAGTTCGTGAGGGCGGTTACATCATCTGTGACAGCAAAGTAAATCCTGACTTCTCTAAATTTGAAGGTACAAAGGTTAATTGCTTGTCCTTGCCAATCTCTGAAACCGCAATGAAACAAGGTTCCTTGTTGATGCGTAATATCGTAGCACTTGGTATGTCTGTAGCACTTCTTGGTTTTGATACTAAGATGTTTAAAGATGCGATTGCTGCTAAATTTGCGAAAAAATCCCAAGAAATCGTGGATAAAAACTTAGCTGCCTTTGACGATGGTCATAGCCTTGTAATGGAAAAATTGGGCGATGTGGAAATCGATACATTGCCAGCTCCTGGTAAGAAAGATCAAATGTTCTTATTAGGTAATGAAGCATGTGCTTTAGGTGCTATTGCTGCGGGTTCCCGTTTCATGGCATCTTATCCTATTACTCCAGCATCTGAAGTAATGGAATATATGATTAAAAATATGGATAAATTGGGTGCTACTATCGTTCAAACAGAGGATGAAATCGCAGCATGCATGACAGCTATGGGCGGTGTATACGCAGGTGTTCGTGGCTTCACATGTACTTCTGGCCCGGGTCTTTCCTTGATGGCTGAATCCTTATCCATGGCTTCCATGGCTGAATTACCAATGGTTGTTATCGACGTTCAACGTTCTGGCCCATCCACAGGTATGGCTACAAAGGTTGAACAATCCGATATTGCTGCGGCTTGCTACAATGCACATGGCGATTATTCTGGTATCGTTATTTCTCCAACATCTATTGAAGAATGCTTCTATGAAATTCAAAAAGCTTTCAACTTGGCAGAAATGTACCAATGTCCAGTTATCTTCATGCCGGATTTACAACAAGGTTTGAATAAACAATCCGTTCCTTCCTTCGATTTGAACCGTGTACCTATTAACCGCGGTAAAATGATGAAAGAAGCTGACCTTCCTGAATTGGAACAACCTAAGTACTTCAAACGCTTTGAATTGACTGAAGATGGTATTTCTCCTCGTACAATTCCTGGTATGAAAAATGGTCTCTTCCTTTCCACAGGTTTAGAACATAATGAAGAAGGTAAACCAGCAGAAGCGCCTACAATGCACGTAGCGCAAACTGATAAACGTTTCCGCAAATTGGAAACTGTAGCTGATAATTACGAGCCATTCTTGAATAACGCTAAATACGACGAAGCAGATGTTCTCGTTGTAGGTATGGCTTCTAGCCGTGGCGCTATCGAAGAAGCTGTTGCTGAATTCGATCAAGAAGGTGTTAAAGTTAATCACTTGCAATTGCGCTTGATTAAACCATTCCCAGCAAAACAATTACAACCATTTATGGATGCTGCAAAAAAAGTGGTTATCGTTGAGCACAATGCAACAGGTCAATTGACTAACTTATTTAAAATCAACATGCATAAGAAATCTAAAATTTCCAGCTGCTTGAAATACGATGGTAATCCATTCACAAAAAGTTATGTGAAAAATGCGATTAAGGAGGTCCTATAA
- a CDS encoding energy-coupling factor transporter ATPase, whose product MNEKDIMIQVNHMSHIYTDENGNDVHALNDVSLSIKRGEFVCIIGTNGSGKSTLAKHFNVLLQPSEGYINVCGYDTRDEEHIWDIRQHVGMVFQNPDNQIVAAVVEEDVAFGPENLGIPSAEIRKRVDAALEAVNMTEYREHGPHLLSGGQKQRIAIAGVLAMKPDCIVLDEPTAMLDPKGRREVLETVHKLNKEEGITIVYITHFMEEAVTANRVVVMKNGVKLHDGTPREIFSHVDTLKGLGLDVPVASEIAFKLNEKGYEIGKSIINNEELAVGLKHSKLADQLLSEHNVGAKTISSPINENSNVVRGEGTH is encoded by the coding sequence ATGAATGAAAAAGACATTATGATTCAGGTCAATCATATGAGTCATATCTATACCGATGAAAATGGCAATGATGTACACGCACTAAATGATGTGAGTTTATCCATCAAGCGTGGCGAGTTTGTTTGTATCATCGGTACTAATGGTAGTGGTAAAAGTACACTAGCCAAGCATTTCAATGTGTTATTACAACCTAGTGAAGGGTATATCAATGTATGTGGCTATGATACGCGTGATGAAGAACATATTTGGGATATACGCCAACATGTAGGTATGGTGTTCCAAAATCCGGATAACCAAATTGTGGCAGCTGTCGTAGAAGAAGATGTTGCCTTTGGTCCAGAAAATCTTGGAATTCCTAGTGCTGAAATTAGAAAACGTGTCGATGCAGCATTAGAGGCTGTTAATATGACTGAATATAGAGAGCATGGTCCTCATTTGTTGTCTGGTGGTCAAAAGCAACGTATTGCTATTGCAGGCGTACTTGCCATGAAACCTGATTGTATCGTTCTTGATGAACCAACGGCTATGCTCGATCCAAAAGGTCGTCGTGAGGTATTAGAGACAGTTCATAAACTCAATAAAGAAGAAGGTATCACTATCGTGTACATTACACACTTTATGGAGGAAGCTGTCACAGCTAATCGTGTGGTGGTAATGAAAAATGGCGTGAAGTTACATGATGGTACCCCTCGTGAGATTTTTAGCCATGTAGATACATTAAAAGGCCTTGGCCTCGATGTACCAGTAGCGTCTGAAATTGCTTTCAAATTAAATGAAAAAGGATATGAGATCGGTAAAAGTATCATCAATAATGAAGAATTAGCAGTAGGTCTAAAACATTCTAAATTAGCGGATCAATTACTAAGTGAACATAACGTAGGTGCTAAAACGATAAGTTCTCCTATCAATGAAAATTCAAATGTAGTAAGAGGGGAGGGCACACACTAA
- a CDS encoding 2-oxoacid:ferredoxin oxidoreductase subunit beta, protein MTTAKDYRNDIRPNWCPGCGHYGVQAAITDAVVAKNIPPEKLAVISGIGCSSRIGGYFYAYGAHTTHGRALPYAQGVKLANQDLEVIAFSGDGDAFAIGMGHTIHAFKRNVNMTYVVMDNHVYGLTKGQASPRSDIGFVTKTTPRGAFESPLSICETAIAAGATFVAQSYMINREELVDLIQKAMDHDGFSFINVFSPCVTYNKRNSYDWFKEHLVALPEGYNPTDRAAALKTLGDTDGLVTGLIYQNTSKPSFEKSLAAANGGPHPRPLTEDVVKPDQALFDSLCNQFK, encoded by the coding sequence ATGACAACAGCTAAAGATTACAGAAACGATATTCGTCCTAACTGGTGTCCAGGCTGTGGCCATTATGGGGTTCAAGCAGCGATTACTGACGCTGTAGTAGCGAAAAATATTCCACCAGAAAAATTAGCAGTAATTTCCGGTATCGGTTGTTCCAGCCGTATCGGTGGTTATTTCTACGCATATGGTGCTCATACAACTCATGGTCGTGCGCTTCCTTACGCACAAGGCGTTAAACTTGCTAACCAAGACTTAGAAGTTATCGCATTCTCCGGTGACGGTGATGCGTTCGCTATCGGTATGGGTCACACTATCCATGCTTTTAAACGTAATGTAAATATGACATACGTCGTAATGGATAACCATGTATATGGTTTGACTAAAGGTCAAGCATCCCCTCGTTCCGACATCGGTTTTGTTACAAAAACAACTCCTCGTGGGGCGTTCGAGTCTCCATTGTCTATCTGTGAAACTGCGATTGCAGCAGGTGCTACATTCGTAGCTCAAAGCTACATGATCAACCGTGAAGAACTTGTTGATTTGATTCAAAAGGCTATGGACCATGATGGCTTCTCCTTCATCAACGTATTTAGTCCATGTGTTACATACAACAAACGCAACAGCTATGACTGGTTCAAAGAACACTTAGTAGCATTGCCTGAAGGCTATAATCCAACAGATCGTGCAGCAGCACTTAAAACTTTGGGCGATACAGATGGTTTGGTTACTGGTCTTATTTACCAAAATACATCTAAACCTTCCTTCGAAAAATCCTTGGCAGCAGCAAATGGTGGTCCACATCCTCGTCCATTAACTGAAGATGTGGTAAAACCAGATCAAGCGCTATTTGATAGCCTTTGCAATCAATTTAAATAA